One stretch of Rosistilla oblonga DNA includes these proteins:
- a CDS encoding glycosyltransferase produces the protein MTQRICHIIPTLVRGGAEKQLALLASGLPRDRFDVHVVVLTHDGPLRATLEAAGIEVTVVGKRFKADPSAYFRLKRTLKKLSPDLVHTWLFAANSYGRAAARSLGVRRIVAGERCVDQWKTTRHFVIDRALAKRTDAIVTNSSGVRDFYAAHGIDPDLFRVIPNGIPPRTASTITREEACRRLGIDPSRRLIVAVGRLWPQKRLRDLIWAAQLMESARNDSTFVIIGDGPQMGELQRFRDSVTTGQAVTFAGARDDVAELLPHFDLFWIGSGYEGQSNALIEAMQAGLPVVASDIPGNRDLIENGVTGMLAPVGESAEFAKNAYQLLFTDTERAARLGQAGQERIASDFTVAQMIDRHVNLYSELLDQ, from the coding sequence ATGACCCAACGGATTTGCCATATCATCCCGACCTTGGTTCGCGGCGGTGCCGAGAAACAACTGGCTCTTCTGGCCAGCGGTTTGCCGCGTGACCGCTTCGACGTGCACGTCGTCGTGTTAACTCACGACGGTCCGTTGCGAGCGACCTTGGAAGCGGCGGGAATCGAAGTCACTGTGGTCGGCAAGCGATTCAAAGCCGATCCGTCGGCCTACTTTCGCTTGAAGCGAACGCTCAAAAAACTCTCCCCTGATCTCGTCCACACCTGGCTGTTCGCGGCGAACTCCTACGGACGCGCGGCCGCTCGCAGTCTGGGCGTCCGGCGGATCGTTGCCGGTGAACGCTGCGTCGATCAATGGAAGACCACGCGTCATTTTGTGATCGACCGCGCGTTGGCGAAACGGACCGACGCGATCGTCACCAACAGCAGTGGAGTCCGCGATTTTTATGCGGCTCACGGAATCGATCCCGATCTATTTCGAGTGATCCCCAACGGGATTCCGCCTCGCACAGCGAGCACGATCACGCGGGAAGAGGCTTGCCGGCGACTGGGCATCGATCCCAGCCGCCGCCTGATCGTTGCCGTCGGCCGACTGTGGCCTCAGAAACGACTTCGCGATCTGATCTGGGCAGCTCAGCTGATGGAATCGGCTCGCAACGATTCGACCTTTGTCATCATCGGCGATGGGCCTCAGATGGGCGAACTGCAGCGGTTCCGCGATTCGGTTACGACAGGCCAAGCTGTTACGTTTGCGGGGGCACGCGACGACGTCGCCGAACTGCTTCCGCACTTCGATCTGTTCTGGATCGGCAGCGGTTACGAAGGGCAGAGCAACGCCTTGATCGAAGCGATGCAGGCCGGACTGCCGGTCGTGGCGTCGGACATTCCAGGCAATCGCGATCTGATCGAAAACGGCGTCACGGGGATGCTCGCTCCGGTCGGCGAATCGGCCGAGTTTGCCAAAAACGCCTACCAGTTATTGTTCACCGACACCGAGCGTGCGGCCCGACTGGGTCAGGCCGGGCAGGAACGAATCGCTAGCGACTTCACCGTCGCCCAGATGATCGACCGGCACGTCAATCTGTACAGCGAACTGCTGGATCAATAA
- a CDS encoding YgfZ/GcvT domain-containing protein gives MTTEYEAFTAGRACVRIDDLCVVEMTGDDRTTVLNNLTTNDFKRLEVDHGWETFITDVRGRAIGHVCGFNESQRMLMLGCGSQGETLASHIDRYIIREDAVITDRSEAFVGWLISGQQTPAIEGFTPAEAPRLACGSLAIGDASASWFQMPWTSDRDCLVLASANAAEAVEKWLTEQGFPVVDGQVLESARIAAGWPRFGIDCSDANLPQEVDRNEQTISFTKGCYLGQETIARLDALGQVQKKLVKMQISGDAVPATGTKLIDADKPCGEIRSAIVSPTDGQVIAIGYVRRKWFDAGSQLQVADSDQTATVL, from the coding sequence ATGACGACCGAATACGAAGCCTTTACCGCGGGCCGCGCGTGCGTGCGGATCGACGACCTGTGTGTCGTTGAAATGACCGGCGACGATCGCACAACCGTCCTGAACAACTTGACCACCAACGACTTCAAGCGGTTGGAAGTCGACCACGGCTGGGAGACCTTCATCACCGATGTCCGCGGCCGCGCGATCGGTCACGTCTGCGGATTCAATGAATCCCAGCGAATGCTGATGTTAGGATGCGGTTCGCAGGGAGAAACCTTGGCGTCGCATATCGATCGCTACATCATCCGCGAAGACGCCGTGATCACCGATCGCAGCGAAGCCTTCGTCGGTTGGTTGATCAGCGGCCAGCAGACGCCAGCGATCGAAGGCTTCACGCCCGCGGAAGCGCCTCGACTTGCATGTGGTTCGTTGGCAATCGGCGATGCCTCGGCATCGTGGTTCCAAATGCCATGGACAAGCGACCGTGATTGCTTGGTTCTCGCCAGCGCCAACGCTGCCGAAGCCGTTGAAAAGTGGTTGACCGAGCAAGGTTTTCCCGTCGTCGATGGACAGGTCTTGGAATCGGCGCGAATCGCCGCCGGCTGGCCTCGTTTTGGCATCGATTGCAGCGACGCCAACTTGCCGCAGGAAGTCGACCGCAACGAGCAAACGATCAGCTTCACCAAAGGCTGCTACCTCGGCCAGGAAACGATCGCTCGCTTGGACGCTTTGGGGCAGGTGCAAAAGAAGCTGGTGAAAATGCAAATCAGCGGCGACGCGGTTCCCGCGACGGGAACCAAGCTGATCGATGCGGACAAGCCGTGCGGCGAGATCCGGTCGGCAATCGTATCGCCCACCGACGGCCAAGTGATCGCCATCGGCTACGTCCGCCGCAAGTGGTTCGACGCGGGATCGCAGCTGCAAGTCGCCGATTCGGATCAAACCGCCACCGTCCTTTAA
- the hpt gene encoding hypoxanthine phosphoribosyltransferase gives MKTLLDEQQLERGVSELAQRINDHYGSRPLTVVAVMTGSLILLADLIRRLNMPIRVGVVQASSYRGGTRSGELLVNAAMLINIRDREVLLIDDIFDTGRTLERLLEDMRQMGAQDVKSAVLLQKNRQHDVQVRPDFVAFEIPDEFVVGYGLDYEDMYRNLPYLGVLEQADLDRHHALHGPAIDR, from the coding sequence ATGAAGACATTGCTTGACGAACAACAGTTGGAGCGCGGTGTCAGCGAATTGGCTCAACGGATCAACGATCACTACGGCTCGCGGCCGCTGACGGTTGTCGCGGTGATGACGGGCAGTTTGATTCTGCTAGCCGATCTGATTCGCCGGTTGAACATGCCCATCCGGGTGGGTGTTGTTCAGGCCAGCAGTTACCGCGGCGGCACCCGCAGCGGCGAACTGTTGGTCAACGCGGCGATGTTGATCAACATCCGCGACCGCGAGGTGCTGTTGATCGACGACATCTTCGACACCGGCCGGACGCTGGAACGATTATTGGAAGACATGCGACAGATGGGTGCCCAGGACGTCAAAAGTGCGGTGCTGCTGCAGAAGAATCGCCAGCACGACGTGCAGGTCCGCCCCGATTTTGTCGCCTTTGAAATCCCCGACGAATTTGTCGTCGGTTACGGATTGGATTACGAGGACATGTATCGCAACCTGCCTTATCTGGGCGTGTTGGAACAAGCCGATCTCGACCGCCACCACGCGTTGCACGGACCGGCCATCGATCGATGA
- a CDS encoding glycosyltransferase family 4 protein — translation MKRFQVLIVTRRYWPHCDDASSRLTALVSGLRRQGCYPTVLTPRYQATWPAEFQHREIPVLRPLAAPRGEWSMARYVRNLGKWLREQLPRFDLVYCDMMREEAAAVVETARQVGVPSVVRCGTMMGTRDIVWQASLRARRNTFVRSFAADAVIAPRASCQQALLVAGAKAATIVRIADGIGDPIRRTPESCKAARLTLGNMNHDLMVPVDGKVILCMNRLSPEGGVLTLASALWPLLEAQPDLRLWMIGDGPWRQKIFNDLKHNGVGRAAFLPGNFDHVEELMQAADMFVLPSAASGAESFWPAAIAAALPTAVVDCADTRAFAMAAFSELHSFPADSTDKMREAVQNVLDDLPMAAAGAQRMRSQLSAAASFSDTIRRHVQLFERLAGNSSAKNVSGATG, via the coding sequence ATGAAACGATTCCAAGTGCTGATCGTCACTCGACGCTACTGGCCGCATTGCGATGATGCCAGCAGTCGCTTGACCGCGCTTGTCAGCGGCCTTCGCCGCCAAGGATGTTACCCAACCGTCTTAACGCCACGCTACCAAGCGACTTGGCCGGCGGAATTCCAACATCGCGAGATACCGGTGCTGCGTCCGCTGGCTGCACCGCGAGGCGAATGGTCGATGGCTCGTTATGTGCGGAACTTGGGGAAGTGGTTGCGAGAGCAATTGCCGCGGTTCGATCTCGTCTACTGCGACATGATGCGGGAAGAGGCGGCTGCGGTCGTCGAGACCGCCCGACAAGTCGGCGTGCCAAGCGTCGTCCGATGTGGCACGATGATGGGAACGCGCGATATCGTCTGGCAAGCGTCTCTGCGTGCGCGGCGGAACACCTTTGTCCGCAGCTTTGCCGCCGACGCCGTGATCGCTCCCCGCGCGTCGTGCCAGCAAGCGTTATTGGTCGCCGGCGCTAAAGCGGCAACGATCGTGCGGATCGCCGACGGCATTGGCGATCCGATCCGTCGCACTCCCGAATCGTGTAAAGCAGCGCGTCTGACGCTCGGCAATATGAATCACGACCTGATGGTGCCGGTCGATGGCAAAGTCATTCTGTGCATGAATCGGCTGTCGCCCGAAGGAGGCGTTTTGACCTTGGCGTCGGCCCTTTGGCCGCTGTTGGAGGCTCAGCCCGACCTGCGGTTGTGGATGATCGGCGACGGACCGTGGCGTCAGAAAATTTTTAACGACTTAAAACATAACGGCGTCGGCCGAGCGGCGTTTCTGCCGGGCAACTTTGATCATGTGGAAGAACTAATGCAAGCTGCGGATATGTTTGTGCTGCCATCGGCGGCTAGCGGAGCGGAGTCGTTTTGGCCGGCGGCGATCGCCGCGGCGCTCCCCACCGCGGTGGTCGATTGCGCCGACACGCGCGCCTTTGCGATGGCAGCGTTTTCTGAACTACACAGCTTTCCGGCCGATTCGACCGACAAGATGCGGGAAGCGGTCCAAAACGTCTTGGACGATCTACCGATGGCGGCCGCGGGAGCCCAGCGGATGCGCAGCCAGTTGTCGGCGGCGGCGTCGTTCTCCGATACGATCCGCCGACATGTCCAGTTATTTGAACGCTTGGCGGGCAATTCATCCGCCAAAAATGTGAGTGGAGCAACGGGATGA
- a CDS encoding sulfatase, with protein MIRSTVRCLFLALCFSPCIVNAADARPNVIVFIADDVSWNDFGCYGNPQARTPNIDRLAAGGLRLDQAYLTASSCSPSRASMITGRYPHNNGPASELHLPIAANLPWFPERLRDAGYYTALSGKNHMSVGKLKPGQSARPKAFDLVDRGRNKNNGGGHANWVRIAKDRPRDKPFFFWYAAYDAHRAWDGDSQWDAKKYGPRHTPESVRVPKFLVDDLPTRQDLASYYNEVTRFDYFVGEVVQELAEQNVLDNTLILVLADNGRPFPRAKTRLHDSGMKTALVAHWPATIKPGEGSNSLVSAIDIAPTVLSVAGAEIPETVQGVSMLPLFTDPSATIRRYAFSEHNWHDFEAHGRSIRDGRFLFIQNNRPQFPWQGPADSVNSPSHEQLRLQRDANKLTAAQQDVFTAPRPAEELYLVDADPDQLNNLIDDKRYAADADRLRKLLDEWSVATGDTVPDQISSDSFDRETGDRLPIAKNAFRGTPAGTQRNATTVNNPGPR; from the coding sequence ATGATTCGTTCGACCGTGCGTTGCTTATTCCTTGCTCTTTGCTTCTCGCCTTGTATTGTCAACGCTGCTGACGCGCGGCCCAATGTGATCGTCTTCATCGCCGACGACGTCAGTTGGAACGATTTCGGCTGCTATGGAAATCCGCAAGCTCGCACGCCGAACATCGATCGCTTGGCTGCCGGCGGGCTGCGGTTGGATCAAGCCTATCTGACCGCCAGCAGTTGCAGCCCGTCGCGGGCGAGCATGATCACCGGACGCTATCCGCACAACAACGGCCCGGCGTCGGAACTTCATCTTCCGATCGCTGCCAATCTCCCTTGGTTCCCAGAACGGCTCCGCGACGCAGGCTACTACACCGCGTTGTCGGGCAAAAATCACATGTCGGTCGGGAAGTTGAAACCGGGCCAATCGGCGCGGCCCAAAGCGTTCGATTTGGTCGATCGAGGACGCAACAAAAATAACGGCGGCGGGCATGCGAACTGGGTTCGAATCGCCAAGGATCGCCCGCGCGACAAACCTTTCTTCTTCTGGTACGCAGCGTACGACGCCCATCGCGCTTGGGATGGGGACAGTCAGTGGGATGCAAAAAAATACGGTCCCCGTCACACGCCTGAGAGCGTTCGCGTTCCGAAGTTTCTCGTCGACGATCTGCCGACACGCCAGGATCTCGCATCTTATTACAACGAGGTGACGCGGTTCGATTATTTCGTCGGCGAAGTGGTGCAGGAGTTGGCCGAGCAAAATGTGTTGGATAACACGTTGATTCTGGTGTTGGCCGACAATGGCCGCCCCTTCCCACGCGCCAAAACGCGGCTGCACGATTCGGGGATGAAGACTGCGCTTGTCGCCCATTGGCCCGCGACGATCAAACCGGGAGAGGGCAGCAACAGTCTGGTCAGCGCGATCGACATCGCGCCGACGGTGCTGAGCGTTGCGGGAGCGGAGATTCCCGAAACGGTGCAAGGTGTCAGCATGTTGCCCTTGTTTACCGATCCATCGGCGACGATCCGACGATACGCCTTCTCCGAACACAACTGGCACGATTTCGAAGCCCACGGCCGCAGCATCCGCGACGGACGTTTTTTGTTTATCCAAAACAACCGCCCACAGTTTCCTTGGCAGGGTCCCGCCGATTCGGTTAACTCCCCATCGCACGAACAACTGCGTTTGCAACGCGACGCCAACAAACTGACCGCCGCACAACAGGATGTCTTCACCGCACCGCGACCCGCCGAAGAGTTGTATCTTGTCGACGCGGATCCCGATCAGTTGAACAATTTGATCGACGACAAGCGTTACGCTGCGGATGCCGACCGATTGCGCAAGCTGTTGGACGAGTGGTCGGTCGCGACGGGGGATACGGTACCCGATCAGATCTCGTCCGATTCGTTTGATCGCGAAACGGGAGATCGGCTGCCGATCGCAAAGAACGCTTTCCGTGGAACGCCTGCCGGGACCCAGCGGAATGCGACAACGGTCAACAACCCAGGTCCAAGGTAA
- a CDS encoding DUF547 domain-containing protein, with the protein MIHKTTKLAIFAFLTFTASSSPAWAGSAVYVGTRVAQSRQVSIDKIDHAAWDAITRKYVDTNGMVNYRGLKASAADMQALARYLNLLSTANPSLPASPDATLAFWINAYNAVTVHGILREYPTTSIRNHTAKLWGYNIWKDLQLYVGGKPYSLDQIEHEVLRKKGDPRIHFAIVCASIGCPRLLNEAYVPDRLQEQLQLNAKDFFARSQNFRYDPANRRMQLSSILDWFGEDFGGNQAAQLKRIAEWLPSQAAQAAARQNAVSVSYLDYNWNLNSQ; encoded by the coding sequence ATGATTCACAAAACAACTAAACTTGCCATCTTCGCTTTCCTGACGTTCACCGCGAGCAGTTCGCCAGCGTGGGCGGGATCGGCGGTCTACGTCGGAACACGTGTCGCGCAATCCCGTCAGGTATCGATCGACAAGATCGATCATGCCGCCTGGGATGCGATAACTCGCAAATATGTCGACACCAATGGAATGGTGAACTATCGCGGCTTAAAGGCTTCGGCGGCCGATATGCAAGCGTTGGCGAGGTACTTGAATTTGCTGTCGACAGCAAACCCCAGCCTCCCCGCTTCGCCCGATGCGACGCTGGCGTTTTGGATCAACGCCTACAATGCGGTCACGGTGCACGGCATCTTGCGGGAATATCCAACGACCAGCATCCGCAACCACACCGCCAAGTTGTGGGGCTACAACATCTGGAAAGACCTACAACTGTACGTCGGTGGCAAGCCCTATTCGCTGGACCAGATCGAACACGAGGTGCTCCGCAAGAAAGGCGACCCGCGAATTCACTTCGCCATCGTCTGCGCTTCGATCGGTTGTCCCCGCCTGTTGAACGAAGCGTATGTGCCCGATCGGCTGCAGGAACAATTGCAGCTGAACGCGAAGGACTTCTTCGCTCGTTCGCAAAACTTCCGCTACGATCCCGCCAACCGACGCATGCAGTTGTCGTCGATTCTCGATTGGTTTGGAGAGGATTTTGGCGGGAACCAAGCGGCTCAGTTGAAGCGAATCGCCGAATGGTTGCCGAGTCAAGCGGCGCAAGCCGCGGCGCGACAGAATGCCGTCTCGGTCAGCTATCTCGACTACAACTGGAACCTCAACTCGCAATAA
- the dnaB gene encoding replicative DNA helicase: MIAEGNDDKFKGSRRDKKKPKSTASEILQRQPPFDLEAEMGVLGSILLLPECLDDLATLLRPDDFYDDANRILFTQLQEMHDMGEKIDVTLLVSRLKKAKQYDLMGGPAYLGRLSTSVANAAHAVYYAKIVNEKAIYRKLIESSTDILRDAYDQTQEARELVASAEQKVFAIMDGKQSNSVNSISDILHQAMDRIDARLRGEHTDGGCDTLYTDFDAMTGGLHNGELAILAARPSMGKTAFAMNIAENVSMQLRYPVLFLSLEMSGIELADRMLCSISRVSGHKLRNGTISSEERERLVEKANEIHSAPLFVDDSPSRTVSEIAAAGRRIKRRDGALGLIVIDYLQLIEPDNSRDPRQEQVAKIARRLKGMARELEVPVLCLSQLNRQSEEGKDHRPKLSHLRESGAIEQDADIVMFVHREEYYHRGEDKEQYAGQAEIIIAKQRNGPVGDVELTWEGAFTRFHNKAPERHSEFDQYAEFSGPTDY, translated from the coding sequence GTGATTGCAGAAGGCAACGACGACAAATTCAAAGGTTCACGCCGCGACAAGAAGAAGCCCAAGTCGACAGCTAGCGAAATTCTGCAACGCCAGCCACCATTTGACTTGGAAGCCGAGATGGGCGTGCTGGGCAGTATTCTCCTGCTGCCGGAATGCTTGGATGACCTGGCGACGCTGCTGCGTCCCGACGATTTCTACGACGATGCCAATCGGATCCTGTTCACCCAGCTGCAAGAGATGCACGACATGGGTGAGAAGATCGACGTGACGCTGTTGGTCAGTCGATTGAAGAAGGCGAAGCAATACGATCTGATGGGCGGGCCGGCCTATCTTGGACGGCTGAGTACGTCGGTCGCCAATGCGGCTCACGCGGTCTATTACGCCAAGATCGTCAACGAAAAAGCGATCTACCGCAAGCTGATCGAATCGAGCACCGACATTCTGCGCGACGCCTACGATCAGACGCAGGAAGCTCGCGAATTGGTCGCCAGTGCGGAACAGAAGGTGTTTGCCATCATGGACGGCAAACAATCCAATTCGGTCAACAGCATCAGCGATATTCTGCACCAGGCGATGGATCGCATCGACGCCCGTCTGCGAGGCGAGCACACCGATGGCGGTTGCGATACGCTGTACACCGATTTCGATGCGATGACCGGTGGCTTGCACAACGGTGAATTGGCGATTCTGGCGGCTCGGCCTTCGATGGGTAAGACCGCGTTTGCGATGAACATCGCCGAAAACGTTTCGATGCAGCTCCGCTACCCCGTGTTGTTCCTGAGCTTGGAAATGTCGGGGATCGAGTTGGCGGATCGTATGTTGTGTTCGATCTCCCGCGTCAGCGGTCACAAGCTGCGAAACGGTACGATCAGCAGCGAGGAGCGCGAACGCTTGGTGGAGAAGGCGAACGAGATCCACTCCGCGCCACTATTCGTCGACGATTCGCCTAGCCGAACGGTCAGCGAAATCGCCGCGGCGGGGCGGCGTATTAAACGTCGCGACGGCGCGTTGGGATTGATCGTGATCGATTACCTGCAGTTGATCGAGCCCGACAACTCGCGCGATCCGCGGCAGGAGCAGGTTGCGAAAATCGCGCGGCGTCTGAAAGGTATGGCTCGTGAATTGGAAGTCCCCGTGTTGTGCCTGTCCCAGTTGAACCGGCAGTCGGAAGAGGGCAAAGATCACCGGCCAAAGCTGAGCCATCTGCGGGAATCGGGGGCGATCGAGCAGGATGCGGATATCGTGATGTTTGTGCATCGCGAAGAGTATTACCATCGCGGCGAAGACAAGGAACAATACGCGGGCCAGGCGGAAATCATCATCGCCAAGCAGCGTAACGGACCTGTCGGCGATGTCGAACTGACCTGGGAAGGAGCGTTCACTCGCTTCCACAACAAGGCTCCCGAACGGCACAGCGAATTCGACCAGTACGCCGAGTTCAGCGGACCGACCGATTATTGA
- a CDS encoding DUF72 domain-containing protein gives MSPLYRLGCPLWACPDWQGSLYKPGAPAAQWLSQYSRVFRTVEEPISRDGKSDLRKVKRWCRSTPDDFRFVLPFPRSVTDDAMLQGELLDLDPFLDLLSVLQDHDRLGPSRLQLPPAFDGPKLPVLEHFLESMPVEFPIAVEAQHPDFFADAPAGRKMHRLLKRLRLDRAIVAEWDPDDPITEAAANESRRIRFPEQVRCDATGPMPMLRLCGARLDQLLVPTWLDVWADVVADWIVKKKRPYVFIDVENVSDGPVIAEMFHERVQALLPEVGAMPRWPGRGLAVQLQLF, from the coding sequence GTGAGCCCACTCTATCGACTCGGATGTCCGCTGTGGGCCTGCCCGGATTGGCAAGGCAGCCTCTACAAACCTGGTGCTCCCGCTGCGCAGTGGTTGAGTCAATACAGCCGCGTCTTCAGAACCGTCGAAGAACCGATCAGCCGCGATGGCAAATCCGATCTGCGAAAAGTGAAGCGTTGGTGCCGATCGACGCCCGACGATTTCCGGTTTGTCTTGCCCTTCCCACGCAGCGTCACCGACGACGCGATGCTGCAAGGGGAACTGTTGGATCTCGATCCGTTTTTGGATCTCTTAAGCGTGTTGCAAGATCACGATCGCTTGGGCCCTTCGCGCCTGCAGTTGCCGCCGGCGTTCGACGGCCCGAAGCTACCTGTGTTGGAACATTTTCTCGAGTCGATGCCGGTCGAGTTTCCGATCGCGGTGGAAGCGCAGCATCCCGACTTCTTCGCCGACGCACCGGCCGGTCGCAAGATGCATCGGTTGCTGAAACGGCTGCGACTGGATCGGGCGATCGTGGCGGAGTGGGATCCGGACGACCCGATCACGGAGGCCGCGGCCAACGAATCGCGGCGGATCCGCTTTCCCGAACAAGTTCGCTGCGATGCGACCGGCCCGATGCCGATGTTACGACTTTGCGGTGCCAGGTTGGATCAGCTTTTGGTCCCCACTTGGCTCGACGTGTGGGCCGATGTCGTCGCCGACTGGATCGTGAAAAAGAAGCGACCCTACGTGTTCATCGACGTCGAAAATGTGAGCGACGGACCGGTGATCGCAGAGATGTTTCACGAGCGGGTGCAAGCTCTGTTGCCCGAGGTGGGGGCGATGCCTCGATGGCCCGGCCGCGGGCTGGCGGTGCAGTTGCAGCTTTTCTAA
- a CDS encoding lactate racemase domain-containing protein has product MSTPEPHRFWQDGPLAIHGGCEAEVLTLAPVDLQALPDPRRSIRDALQHAEDYPPIHQAIVPGDRIAVVVDPNLPSLFDCVAGVLDAIASDANGEIEVVLGEDASEATLQRLTEVVGNQAKVHRHDPDDQATLGYLAASEAADPIYLNRMILEADFVIPLAIARPDGALDPRCEAGGVFPQFADRRSQQRVRDAQFFGRPSEAAPNTARKQADEAAWLLGIQMVVEVLPTVDARAAEIVAGTPGGVRRKLTSSIESSWQRSAPNPPSLVIACIDGDDQQQNWNNVARALHVARGLVEVGGAIAICCDLTDTPGPALRRLASDASYEDLQKATRKDLTREGMIANVLLRAREESRIVVASGLPREPLEEMGLGAIETREQLQNLVDQYSHTVVVRAAQFCVATVGEADEN; this is encoded by the coding sequence ATGTCTACCCCGGAACCTCACAGATTCTGGCAGGATGGCCCGCTAGCAATCCACGGCGGCTGTGAAGCGGAGGTGCTGACGCTAGCACCCGTCGATTTGCAAGCGTTGCCCGATCCGCGGCGGTCGATCCGCGACGCGCTGCAGCACGCCGAGGATTACCCACCGATCCATCAAGCGATCGTACCGGGAGATCGGATCGCGGTGGTTGTCGATCCGAATCTGCCAAGTCTTTTCGACTGTGTCGCCGGCGTTTTGGACGCGATCGCTTCGGACGCAAACGGTGAGATCGAAGTGGTTCTGGGGGAGGATGCTAGCGAGGCGACGCTGCAGCGGTTGACCGAAGTCGTCGGCAACCAAGCGAAGGTCCACCGGCACGATCCCGACGATCAAGCGACGCTGGGCTATCTGGCGGCCTCCGAAGCTGCCGACCCGATCTATTTGAACCGCATGATCCTGGAAGCCGACTTTGTCATCCCGCTAGCGATCGCCCGTCCCGATGGGGCATTGGACCCTCGCTGCGAAGCGGGTGGCGTGTTTCCTCAGTTTGCCGATCGCCGCAGCCAACAGCGGGTGCGAGACGCTCAGTTCTTCGGGCGTCCCTCGGAAGCCGCTCCAAACACGGCTCGGAAGCAGGCCGACGAAGCGGCTTGGTTGCTGGGGATCCAGATGGTCGTCGAGGTCTTGCCGACCGTCGATGCCCGCGCGGCGGAGATCGTCGCGGGAACACCCGGTGGCGTGCGGCGGAAACTGACATCGTCGATCGAATCATCGTGGCAACGCTCGGCGCCCAATCCTCCTTCATTGGTCATCGCCTGTATCGACGGAGACGACCAACAACAGAATTGGAACAACGTCGCCCGGGCGTTACACGTCGCCCGTGGGCTGGTCGAAGTCGGCGGTGCGATCGCGATCTGCTGCGATCTGACCGACACGCCCGGCCCGGCGCTGCGTCGATTGGCGTCGGATGCTTCGTACGAAGATCTGCAGAAAGCAACTCGCAAGGATCTCACCCGCGAGGGAATGATCGCCAACGTTCTGTTGCGAGCCCGTGAGGAATCGCGGATCGTCGTGGCCAGCGGACTGCCTCGCGAACCGTTGGAGGAGATGGGGCTAGGAGCGATCGAAACTCGCGAGCAGCTGCAAAACCTGGTCGACCAATATTCACACACCGTCGTCGTGCGGGCCGCACAATTCTGTGTCGCGACCGTGGGCGAAGCTGACGAAAACTAA